AAGCAATATGATGGTTACCGAGACAGGTTCGACTCGTGCGTCCATAAATAAAAACCATAACAATGTTATTGACAGTGTAGCCAGATGTATGAGTCAAAGGCTTGAGATATACACTACATTCATGCCAATCAATGTCGGCACGGATGACGGTCCCTGTCCAACTCGACGAGCAGGGGTGGCAGAGTTTATGGTATTGAGCTCTTCATGTAAACCATGTGAGGTTTCTAGCCATTGTCTGTTGGTTGCTACTACATACTCATGTGCCTGTGTAGCCTGTCAGGCATGCGCAAGCGCAACCATACGGATTCATTGGATCAACCCTTGCTCCTAGTGTAGTCCTAGTGTTCTTCCTCAGGCGTAACGCAATTGCCACTCTAGCTCTCGGCAGCGCGCCGCACACAGTCAAGGGGCTATCTGAACCGGGACTCGACATTCAACGTAGCTTCCGGCTTCCGCACCGACCATGTGGATTCAGTTATAAAGTGGGAAAGGAAAATCAGTTGCATTCCCCACAGCACATGATGGACCAATTAATCCAATGCAAACTCACATGCCCATGCCCACATGTTCGCCTGAATCACGCAGATTGTTTATGGTTGCAAGTCCCAGACACCCTCCAAATGACTCACATACATGCAAACAGTGGCAACACCTCACACTCACATGCAAAGCAATCAAGAGATGGATCAAAGGCCCGTCGGCACCagacagaaagaaagaaagaggaaaaaatTGCACCAGATCAAGATCAAGAGCATCCCGGATCTCAAATTCTCAATAGCAGCTGCTCATGgatctgaaattctgaataCAGGAATCGATCGACCAGAAGAGGAACTAACCTGACACGTATAGACTACGGAGAGCAGAGTACAAACCAATATATCATCGTATCAGTATATATCACTCCGGTATAAACACGCTCACATCCATGGCTCAAACTTTACACTCAAGACAGAGAAAGGATCGGATCACCgttgcttcttcttcggctTGGCCCGGCCTcggcgcgccgtcgccgccgcagccgagcCGGAGCCTGAGCCCCCGAAGATGGCGCAGAGGATGCAGCCGGACAccctcggcgacggcgggtCGACGTCCGGGGCCACGTCCTTGGTCCGGAACACCTGCTGATCAtgctcctccttcttctggcCCTGttgttgcttcttcttctgctgctgcttcttatCTTCGCTGCCACCGGCACGGCGCAGCATCGTGCCGACGCCACCGGCGCTCCGGGAACGCCGCAGTTCCCCCGGCTGGGGCTCATCCGCACCGCCAGCAGCCTTCGCCTCGGCGTCCTCGGTCAGGAACCGCTCGTCCCAGACCAGGCCTGACGAGCCAGACCTTCTGAAAGTCGATGATGATCTCTGCAACCCTTCCATCCGCTGCACCTATcaaccacctcctcctctctgcGAAAGGACCAAGCTTATCTATCTAGAGCACAAGAGGCAAGGATGAGCTGATCCAGGAGTGATGAGTCTTGAGGttggtgttttgttttgcCCCTGCTGGCTCCCGGCTGGTCTGTGTGTATATATGTGAACTGAAAGAGACGGCCATTAATGTACAGACAGAAGAGCAGTCAACAGCCGGTGCCATGGAGAGCTACCAGGGCCTGTCTTGCAATAACTAATTAATCAGCATGTACAGGGGGTTGGTTAGTCTGTGGGCAGGTAAAACAGTACTGCAAGAACTGTCAGATTAAACTAGTCCTTCTCTATGTTTGGTCCACATGCCTCCGGTTTTACTTTTCCACCACAAGCATGTGGACAAAGAGAGTCCAACCATGCAACGCAAGTGCGCATGAGCAACTAAACATCGCCCAACCCACTACAGAACCAAGACAACTCGTTGAGAGCGACCAGAACATAAGGATATGTCAATGATATGCCAATACATCAGGATCCAGGAAAAAGATTTGAGGTGTATGATACGCGTCGGTGTAAAAAGGATAAACATAACTGACAAATTTGGGTACGAACCTTTGATGGAAAATCTCTACCAGAATTTGGTAGACGAACTGACGAAGGAACAGTGCATCTCAAGTCCTATGGACCCAGAGTAAGGAAGCAAAGGCGAACGGCAATTGTATTCGTCTCTAGTCAACATCAGCAAACAACCAATCATCACTACACAGGGTAAGGGTCGGAAAGCACGAATGAATGTCAATAAAGAGATATGTACAGTCACTAagataatactccctccaatccataagaAGCCTCGACTTAGTACTAAATCCACAACATTTATTATGAATTGGAGGAAAGAATAACAAAGAACAGTATAATCCATTGGTTTTAGAAATTTGCACTATGAACAATCTAAAGGTTAGTTTAAAAAAAGCTAAATTGATGATGGTTTTATCACTCCGGGCTTAGTGAACTTCAGTTTAACCATAccgtttttctttctttctgggAGAACCATACATTTTGTATTGCGACCATTACCTTTCATATTTAACATACAAACAACCAACTTATATTCCTCTCAATTTCTTTCCCCCACCCCCCTCACATCTTTCTCCCTGGTAGTGTTTCTCCGTCAGGCAAATTAAAGTCCAGATTCTCCTTCCTTTCCAGCCCATACCTCCCTATTCTTTCTCTTTACACACGATCTCCTTCTGATGAGTGATAAGCTACTTGATTTCTCCATCAGCCCCAACCCAGCATAATATGTCGTGTGCAGTTGTGTACTTGTTGATAACGAGCACAACTGCTATAAAGAGTGAAAACTGCAGAACAGACTTCAGAGTTGCAAGGGTTAATATATGGAACAAATATAGTCCTGTAGAGGTGTGCTCTGTAAATACAAGTAGTCATCTGAGGCTGTGATGATCCCAGGACAAGTGAAGAGTGAAGACAGCTGAGCTAAATCACCAGTCCAAAACTCTTAATGAACAAGTATGATTTTGATTTCACCTCCTAATGAACAAGTGCCAGCTATGATGTGGAAACCTTTTCAAAACATGTGATTTTAAATGACAGAAAACTTTATCTTAAAGCACTACACCAAAATACGTAATACTGTAAATTCTGCATCCAGTAGATAAAATaaccaaaaaaagaagtggcCACAGGTTCCACATTAACCGGACTAGGACAACGAGAAATGGGTTGTTTCACACCAGAAAATTCACCTAAACGAGAAAGTGATAGGATCTATGGTCACCGTTGGGAAAATCAACCGTAAACCAACTGCCATTGGAATCATAGTCAAAACGGTGGTCCAGAGTGAAGCCAATAAAAGGCAAGGTGGCAGTTAGGAGTTGTACCTGTCAGATTGGCTGATCTCAAAGAATAATTTATAATATAAATGACACACCATATTGGGATTGTGAAACTGGTTGTAGTTCATAGTTTGAATTTACACTTCTAGGTAGTTCAGACTTCAAACAGAACTCTGTAAGACAAGCTTGTCCGAAGAAGTTATCAACTAGCTATGGTCTCAGATAGGGGTCTCTTGTATGCGGCACGATGGTCCGGTACGCCATCTTGCTCTCTTCTATCCTCAAACCACTTAACAATGGTCTTTCGTGGAAGGCTTGTAACTTGAACTATGCTGCTGATCATTGTATTCTGTgataaatgaaacaacaaagtAACTGATTGTTTGTAAGAATTAGCAGAAAATGTAATCAATAGCCAAAAAAAACAACAGTGAGTATACTTCAGTTAATGGAAAAAATGAACTCATGTAAATATTACTTACAGTTGGGCGTTTGGATCTGAGGTAGACTCTTTCTAGTGTCTCCAGTTGCACcttttttagccttttctgCATGGACCATTCTGCGCTCATGACATGAACGGGAATGTCCATCTGTGGCTTGGTTTCAGTGGCATCTACCTCATCAACTACTGGGGAAGGCTCTATTTCTTTGACTTCAGGTTTAGAAGGGGCTTCATCAGGCAAAGAATCAGACATAAGTAGAAGTTTTGGAGGTGGATTACGGAGCAATTCAATGACCAAGCCCCTATCCAAGCCAAGCTCCCCTGCAAGATTCTTTATCTGCAATAATTTGAATTTGAGATATCTACATATTCATGTCAAGGGCTACATCTAGTGACAGAACCATGCTGATTAAAAAGGTGGGACTTAAAACTGAGCACAAGTGGACATTTATGTGCTTACACTAGTTTTACGGCGACCTATTTTCAGTGCACAAGCCAATCTCCGGAGTTGCCAGTTTTTCAGCTCTGGTCGTTCGACTGCATCTGATTCCTCACCATTACCAACATCTTTAGAGTCTGTCACCAAATCTCCCACAGATTCTTCACTGCCACTGATATCCCCAATTGCTTCTGCCAATACTTGTTCGAATCTGGCCATATCTTCCTCCGAtatctcatcatcatcatcctcgaCAGATAAATCATCGTTCTTTAGATCATCTTCCAACTGCTTGAAAAGTGCTTCCAGCCCACCATCGTCGGCATCGTCGTCATCACCACCATCAATGCCATCCTCTTCTACCACTACCTCGTTCTGAATTTTAGTCTGGAGTACAGAAGATTTTAGTTAACAAGCATTTCAGTCACAGCTTCTACAACACATGATGCCACAATTACACAAAGCAACACCGCAGAAATAAGTAACGGAAACCCTGCATATTGTTCATTCAAATCCCCCAACTCTAGGGGTGTGATAAACCTCGCCCTAAAGCTTTCCCTTCGATGAACAAGGTCACCCCAAAGCTCAGGGTCTTACACGAAAATGGTATCATCAATTTCCAACAGGCGTACCGCATACCACCACCAAAAACTGTACTCACGTATCTATTACTCGTACTCCCAGGCTATGCCAGCCTACCTACAACTAAGCACACGTGTAGGCCACTAACCAAAACAGGCACAGCGGGAAGAGACGGAGCTGCCGGTGAGGTTAGTACCTTGTATTTGGAAGGCCTACGGCGAAAGGCGCAGGCGACGCCCCGCGGAGAGCGGCGGAGGCACAGGAGGACTCCTAGAAAACGGACAGAGTCTGGAGCGCCCGAGGTGCGGGCTATTggagccgcggccgctgcgagCGGCACCACCGTCATCGCCATTTCCACGAGCTAGTTTCGGATATTTCGCCGTCTTCTCCCTCTTCTACCATCTCCGTGGCTTTTGTTGCGGAATCTAAATGGGCTCTGATGAGTGGGCTGGCTTGTTGCGCCACCTGAGCAATTTAAATGGGCTCCGATGAGGCCATTAAGGTTTAGACTTTTCCCCCCACCGCTCTTTCTCTTCCCTTCTCTGGTCTCTTCCAGCGAGTCCTCCTTggcccctctccctcccgactCCGGCGGGCTTGCCAGCCGGTGAGGCCGGGGGAGGGGCCCCTCCGGTCCTTATAACTGTAATTTACTTACTTTGTTAATAAGTTGTCTTAGGAGTTTTGCTGTTtgcgacctcctcctcttcccttcGAAGCCAGCCAGCTTTCTTGGAGAGCTCAGATccggcgaccggcggcggtCTGCCACCTCATGGCAGCTCTCTTTGTTCTCTTGTTGGCTGGATCTGGGTTTCCCCCCACTCTTCTGGCGCCTCCCGAAGGTTTGACCTCTTCCCTTTCCTCTTCCTTGGGTCGCTGTGGTCGTGGGCACGGTGAAGAGGTTGGGATTTGCGTCAACTCTTCTTGTCCGTCCTGTCGTCTGTCCATGTCGCAAGGGGctgctctctccttttcctttttcggCAAGCCGCCGTAGTGGCGGCCCTGCAATAGGAAGCAGGGAGCTGCTTAATCCCCTTCGTTTCGGTTCCTGTTTGCAATCCTCCAGTGCTGATGTTCAAGATTTGGACCAACTGCATCATCTACAATCACGGCAtaactttttcttttggcatCAGAGCTACTAGCCACGCTTGAGTTGCGCTAGGTTTGCTCGGGCTGCTCGCCGAGGGCTGATGAGAGAACCCTCATTGCTGAGCCCGAGATGTGGCAAACTTGGCATATTCAGATTGAGCTCGGTGAAGCGTTCTCAAAATTTACAGCTCAATCTCTTACCTCCTGTGCACAAGTCAGAAGGACAGACCGTCGAGCCACCGGCGGGGCATCAACTGACTAGCATCGCTTCGGAGGCCCTTGAAGACTGGATGTTTCCTCCGGACAAGCAGGTGGCTTCTGTCGAAGTCTTCAACGACTCTTAGCCATAGCTTTAACCTCTTGTTTACACTGGTGTATGCTTTTGTATGTTGCAAGTTGCTCCTCCATTTACTGCTGGAGCTTTGTAATCTTCTTCTAGTTTTAATATATCTCtcgtttacaaaaaaaaagatgaggcCATTAGAGCAACTCCAACGGATGCGCCATATGGACCGGCATCAGCAAATGGAAAATCCACTGAAAAAAGCAAATGGAaaattcgctcaaaaaaagaaaagcaaatatAATTTGTTTGACAAAATATCACATCTCTTTtgcaccttgccaaataccaCATGTTAGGTCATGGTCATTGACATGGTGGTGGCTCCATGCCTGTCGGGGGGACGACCCCGGgtggcgacacaactctagccgagatgacggaaGCAAAACCGGCATagccggcatcgtaaagtcaaaactaacactaagccgaCATCCCGAGCGTATGCTGGCATGACtattttgtcttatgagtttgccggataaggacgagcaccttgatctcaacgatagccgagatctctcaacggttttatcctgaccacgcagtgcaaagtaaagcaaagCCATCATCAtttcagaaaagcagtcagtGCCTGCGTACCGGCGTCAGGCgactgcagagaggaagcaccgaaagagaatctcttacggaagccggcagaggatagcggtaATTTTTGCAGGGTgacagggaaaagtaaagttgtcttgtcccctgcggtgctaCCGGGaaggaaccaagccgcgtgcctggcggggcccaaggaagatggCGTTAGActtggcccgcatgtcagtgtgacatgggtgGCCTATAAATAtaaccttacccctctgtaaGAAAGGAAGACGGAGCACTTAGACAattagggtttccccttcttcttcttcttactcaagaatacagcacAAGGAGTGCCATTGTTGAGCTTGCCTATCTcagctaatacaacaaagaaGGAGTAGAAATCTTACCTctgcaagagggctccgaacctggctagatccgtgtgtgcttgtgtgatttgtgcgtgtttcccttcacgtcctccctccttcgGTTCCTCCTTCATCCATcagccccaagttaagccatcctatggcatctgccgtgacaccaccacgacagttggcgcccataGTGAGGCCAGCAACGgtgctggctggagttttcgtCCGGACGGGAAGCTACCTCGTCAtcggagagcgcgtggtctccggtttggtccagagattcggatCTCtaggcttcatcgacaacaacgcgggctgcttcaacggcgcaccgcttccctgcgcaggccgcttcatcaacttcggcttGCACGAGGTTTATGTTGATACTGACAGTCCCCgcaggtacccagagcaggtggtgatggccgAAGATCCTCCTGCCatctgcacggttcgcggccggcacgccgactgccccgctgaccgtgtggaggtcatggtgacggctcatggcgTCGATGCGGGAAGGGACGCTGCAGGAAGCGGCGTGGTCCCAACCAAGTCCGCCAGAACGGCGAagctccccttggagaagccgaAGAACATCgccgctcaagccggcacatcGGCTCTGCCGCCAAAGACAACACagatccaggcctccatcgaacggctgaccGTGACGGTAGTGTCGAAtgctaacccggcccagctgcaggcggagttggagttggagagacagaagctgctgaaggaagcaGTCGATGTCGCCCACGCTCGACAACAGCTCGACAtctcgctccgtgagtataacaaagcccatggtcttagttctactgcgtttactaaccctagccgagttggggaggtgcgtaaTCGTTGTAAGAACTTGAACGCCGAGATGACGAGAGAAGGCAGGGGTGCACCAGCATCAttggcaagttttgcctcggcactgaagccgaaataaaatacccctgtcaaaaatctcagggctgccgaggctgcggctgaggagttgccgaatcttacgggtgaggcacttcggcagcagcagctgcgcgtGAAAGAGCTGCTCCAAATAGCtaacgagcagaatgaggcgTATATGAGAATGCACGGCAAACCGGGCGCATCCCAGGTTATTCACTCGGCTGCAGATGCCGGTGGCCGCGTTGACAAGCAAGTGTCCTCACATGGTGGCAAATGGGACAAAAGCGTAAACTCTGGCCGGAATAAGCAGTTGGAGCGTCATGACCCGGCTCTGGGAGAGAAACAGATAGTCAGAagggttgatgacagccaAAGCGGCCTGCGTCCCGGCGACAATCGCCGAGACCAGCAAGAACGTTACTCGTTTGATCATGaacaccgacctcggggtccggcacccaatactgctacAGGAtagcagggtgtcgggcgcaacccccctatcgaggtgaagatcgccggtatgaccgttacgatgacggGTACTCGGTTATGGGCgacgagggttatatcaggcgaaCATGTGTATGGTActtcatcaatggaactgtgtgtgctagcatttgatccaAGGACTAGCACAGATTACACAGAGGTCCGGATCCCTAtgggtctgggtcgccacagtgccccagcggcgcacacacGGTCACACGACGCACGACCCGCGTCGCAGGGTCatgagaaccctgagccctctcggGTGCAGCAGTCGAAGCTGCCACCCCCGCATCCTCGacgtcggcggacaaccggctgaggggccGGCGGttcccagcgccggagccagtcgTGCGAGCGGCCACGAcgtcgcccgcgccggccagcgagttcactcgcgggccgaagacgcgcagcggcagcggtgCCACGaacacaccgcgtcgcgagcgacgccgTCGGGATCGCACCCTACCCACCCGGGTGCGCcgggggacagggcggagggcacccggtcggagaatcggcagAATCCATCATCGctgcgcgtgtcatggtgcgctacgagccgcagcaaggTACGCCGACGCACGAGgcgtggagtgcggagctagacgcgctcctcgcgctcgccgcccaacagctgcaaggcgagggcgccccggctggtTCGGGCCGGGGGCAGAACttgggacgcggagacgcgccacgCGTCTCGGGGAAGGgagaaccccccccccccccacaggGAGGGCCGGGAGCCGAGGATCCtaggtcctcggattcgtcacctaTCGTCGCGcggggcgtcctgaacgcacgccagcaggaagacctccgccagcgcctggagcgTCAGCACCAGCgtgaggtagagcgccagcgtccagaggagcaggaggatgttcccgtgggcgccgaggacggctgcaccgcgttcacccgcgagctgcgtCGGCtaacatggccccgcaagttccgagcgccagcgcttgggacgtacgacgggaccatgaacccgaaggatttcctcctgacctacacgttggggatgcacgccatcggcgccgacgtcaaggtcagggccaactggttcccgatggtcctcaaaggatcagcgagaacttgggtactcaacctgcctgccgggtccatagcctcatGGGCTGACTTgtgcgagcagtttgtgagcgcgttccagagCGGCTACaagtgcccgggaaccatggtggagctgcacaccgtggtgcagaagccgggagagacgttgcggagttTCGTTAACcacttctccagtctctcctactccattccagaggcggaggctgccgccatcatcaacaccttcgccatcaacgtccgcgaccccaagatgcgagAGAAGCTGAGCACACACCGGATCCGGACTACGTAGgagctctacgccttggcgcacaaagtgtgccatggccgaggaagggcgcctggcgcccgaacttgcagctaaggctgccgcggcccccgttgagggctcgcagaagaagggttcctgGAAGCGcaacgggaagcaagtcctcgccgcggagtcgggggctgcctcGAGGCCTGCAAAAAAGGCCTCACCCgttggcgggtctggcggcaagccgggcgacgcgccccgctgccccatccacgccaatgCCACCCATGACGCGTAGGATTGGTGCATcttgcagggtatcaagcagaggcgcgagcaacgccacgaggagcgccgaaaggccggcgcctgcttcaactgcggggatatcgggcatctctcccgggattgcccgaacgacgcCAGATCGGGGCCGAAGCCTGTCGGCGGGGACgccggcagagaagaagcccaggggggacgcggccaagcccgtgccggcagggagcggcctccccggggacgagacaaggctcgcggTGAGGAGCAGCATGAGTCCGACTACAGCGAGGGCGatgagcccggcttccaggagccccgcggcgtggcccatgggggagcttacgctctcatCCCAtagcggtgaagcgcctcacccgagaggtgtgtgcgctgttgccggacatggagGCGCAACAGacgctgaagtggtcgcacgtgccgatcaccttcagcgccgacgatcacccagcccggcagctggggtcaggggtcttgcccttcgtcgtctcaccAATCATCaacaatatgacggtgacacaaatgtgctggtggacaaaggagcggggttgaacctcctgtccgccaagttggtggagaagcttcagttGCCGTTGGAGTAGTTGatgcccaccgacccgttccggggagtgaacccagggatcgtgcgccccctggggtGCATCACGCTatcggttaccttcgggtcccgggaagcgtttcgGACTGAGCTCCTCgtgttcgatgtggctcataccccgttgccatacaacggga
This is a stretch of genomic DNA from Brachypodium distachyon strain Bd21 chromosome 1, Brachypodium_distachyon_v3.0, whole genome shotgun sequence. It encodes these proteins:
- the LOC100843333 gene encoding protein OVEREXPRESSOR OF CATIONIC PEROXIDASE 3 isoform X2; the protein is MAMTVVPLAAAAAPIARTSGAPDSVRFLGVLLCLRRSPRGVACAFRRRPSKYKTKIQNEVVVEEDGIDGGDDDDADDGGLEALFKQLEDDLKNDDLSVEDDDDEISEEDMARFEQVLAEAIGDISGSEESVGDLVTDSKDVGNGEESDAVERPELKNWQLRRLACALKIGRRKTSIKNLAGELGLDRGLVIELLRNPPPKLLLMSDSLPDEAPSKPEVKEIEPSPVVDEVDATETKPQMDIPVHVMSAEWSMQKRLKKVQLETLERVYLRSKRPTLLCCFIYHRIQ
- the LOC100843333 gene encoding protein OVEREXPRESSOR OF CATIONIC PEROXIDASE 3 isoform X1; this encodes MAMTVVPLAAAAAPIARTSGAPDSVRFLGVLLCLRRSPRGVACAFRRRPSKYKTKIQNEVVVEEDGIDGGDDDDADDGGLEALFKQLEDDLKNDDLSVEDDDDEISEEDMARFEQVLAEAIGDISGSEESVGDLVTDSKDVGNGEESDAVERPELKNWQLRRLACALKIGRRKTSIKNLAGELGLDRGLVIELLRNPPPKLLLMSDSLPDEAPSKPEVKEIEPSPVVDEVDATETKPQMDIPVHVMSAEWSMQKRLKKVQLETLERVYLRSKRPTNTMISSIVQVTSLPRKTIVKWFEDRREQDGVPDHRAAYKRPLSETIAS
- the LOC100843032 gene encoding uncharacterized protein At1g15400; the protein is MEGLQRSSSTFRRSGSSGLVWDERFLTEDAEAKAAGGADEPQPGELRRSRSAGGVGTMLRRAGGSEDKKQQQKKKQQQGQKKEEHDQQVFRTKDVAPDVDPPSPRVSGCILCAIFGGSGSGSAAAATARRGRAKPKKKQR